Proteins co-encoded in one Tachysurus fulvidraco isolate hzauxx_2018 chromosome 17, HZAU_PFXX_2.0, whole genome shotgun sequence genomic window:
- the lrp5 gene encoding low-density lipoprotein receptor-related protein 5 gives MYWTDWGEEPRIERSGMDGSSRKVIIEEDIYWPNGLTIDLDEQKLYWADAKLSFIHRANLDGTARETVVEGTLTHPFALTLFDETLYWTDWQTRSIHACNKHTGNNRREILNSIYSPMDIQVLEQKRQPYIHTPCSDGNGGCSHLCLLSPSPPYYSCSCPTGVKLQEDSKTCRPGAEEVLLLARRTDLRRISLDLPDFTDVVLQVGDVRHAIAIDYDPVEGYVYWTDDEVRAIRRSRLDGSDAHTLVSAEVEHPDGLAIDWIARNLYWTDTGTDRIEVTRLNGSARRILISEGLSEPRAIVLDPVNGYMYWTDWGQKPKIERANLDGSERVVLVNTSLGWPNGLALDRAAGKLYWGDAKTDKIEVINVDGSNRATLLDDKLPHIFGFTLLGDYIYWSDWQRRSIERVHTTKITREVIVEQLPDLMGLKATKVSEVFGTNGCTESNGGCSHLCFNGPRGLTCACPTGLELLSDLRTCVVPEAFLLFTNRVDIRSISLGTNSNDVAIPLSGVKEASALDFDFAENRIFWTDISTKTISRAFMNGSGEEAVIEFGLDYPEGMAVDWMGRNIYWADTGTNRIEVARLDGQYRQVLVCKDLDNPRSLALDPANGYMYWTEWGGRTRIASAHMDGTNIISLVDKVGRANGLTIDYMDQRLYWTDLDTCMIESTDMQGLQREIIADDLPHPFGLTQYRDFIYWTDWNLRSIERADKRSGQNRTVVQGQLEYVMDILVFHSSRQDGANLCSHNNGHCAHLCLASPSGAQCRCASHYTLQPNGHNCSSPSSFLLFSQKSSISRMVLGEQSPDMILPIHVLRNLRAISFDPLKRFIYWIDGKQSIRKAKDDGSQAMTVVSPSPVQPLKQPHDLSVDPFSRTVFWTCENTNTINVQRLDGQIVGEVLRDDVDKPRAIVVNGEKGYMYFTTLQDRSAKIEGASLDGTERESLFTTGLIRPVALALDNKLGKLFWVDADLKRMESSDLSGANRIVLQDSNILQPVGLTVLGDHLYWIDKQLQMIERVDKRTGDKRTRIQGRIQSLTGIHAVELMETDEFSSHPCSRDNGGCSHICIAKGDGTPRCSCPVHLVLLQNLLSCGDPPTCSADHFTCATGEIDCIPMTWRCDGIAECADHSDEMNCPVCSDQQFQCHGGQCLDAKLRCNGEQDCTDGSDELNCHTICMPNQFRCKNNKCISKKQQCDSYPDCSDDSDELFCDFSPPSGDEHHTNTIGPVIGIILSVFVLGGLCFVCQRVVCRRYKGPSGGFPHDYITGTAHVPLNFISTNNTQHANCTGISCGKSLVSSFSLMGSSSSGAPLYDRNHVTGASSSSSSSTKAAFYPQILNPPPSPATDRSLYNTEVFYSSNSPSTTRSYRPYVVRGGAPPTTPCSTDVCDSDYTPSRWKSNKYYMEVNWDSEPCPPPPTPRSHYMSAEESCPPSPSTERSYFHLCPPPPSPCTDSS, from the exons atGTATTGGACAGATTGGGGAGAGGAGCCGAGGATTGAGCGCTCTGGGATGGATGGAAGCAGCAGGAAGGTGATTATAGAGGAGGACATTTATTGGCCCAACGGCCTGACCATCGACCTGGACGAGCAGAAGCTGTACTGGGCCGACGCCAAGCTCAGCTTCATCCACAGAGCGAACCTGGACGGCACCGCACg AGAGACGGTGGTGGAAGGGACACTCACACATCCATTTGCTCTCACACTCTTCGATGAGACGCTCTACTGGACAGATTGGCAAACTCGCTCCATTCACGCctgcaacaaacacacaggaaacaaCCGCAGAGAAATCCTCAACAGTATCTACTCACCTATGGACATCCAGGTGCTGGAGCAGAAGAGACAACCTTATA TCCACACACCCTGCAGTGATGGTAACGGTGGATGTTCTCACCTGTGTCTGCTCTCGCCCTCACCTCCGTATTACAGCTGCTCCTGTCCCACTGGCGTCAAACTCCAAGAGGACAGCAAGACCTGTAGACCAG GAGCGGAGGAGGTTCTGCTGCTGGCCCGTCGGACCGATCTGCGTCGGATCTCTCTGGACCTTCCAGATTTCACTGACGTAGTCCTGCAGGTGGGTGACGTCCGTCATGCCATCGCCATCGACTACGACCCGGTGGAGGGATACGTGTACTGGACGGACGACGAGGTGCGGGCGATCCGGCGTTCTCGGCTGGATGGAAGCGACGCCCACACACTGGTGAGCGCTGAGGTGGAGCATCCGGACGGCCTCGCCATCGACTGGATCGCACGGAACCTGTACTGGACAGACACAGGGACCGACCGCATCGAGGTGACGCGCCTCAATGGCTCAGCTAGGAGAATCCTCATCTCTGAAGGACTCAGCGAGCCCAGGGCCATCGTACTCGATCCGGTCAACGG CTACATGTACTGGACGGATTGGGGCCAGAAGCCGAAGATCGAGCGTGCGAATCTGGACGGCTCAGAGCGTGTGGTTCTGGTGAACACGTCTCTCGGCTGGCCGAACGGATTAGCGCTGGATCGCGCTGCAGGAAAGCTGTACTGGGGGGACGCGAAAACAGACAAGATCGAG GTTATAAACGTGGACGGGTCGAACAGAGCCACTCTACTGGATGATAAACTGCCGCACATTTTTGGCTTCACGCTGCTCGGTGACTACATCTACTGGAGCGACTGGCAGAGGCGGAGCATCGAGCGTGTTCACACCACCAAGATCACACGCGAGGTCATCGTCGAGCAGCTGCCCGACCTCATGGGCCTCAAAGCCACCAAAGTCAGCGAGGTGTTCG gcacTAACGGCTGCACTGAGTCCAATGGAGGATGCAGTCACTTGTGCTTCAATGGGCCGCGTGGTCTCACGTGCGCGTGTCCGACAGGTCTTGAGCTCCTCAGTGATCTGCGCACGTGTGTTGTTCCTGAAGCGTTCCTGCTCTTCACCAACCGCGTTGACATCCGCAGCATCTCGCTGGGAACCAACAGCAACGACGTGGCCATCCCACTCAGCGGTGTTAAAGAGGCTTCAgcacttgactttgactttgcAGAGAACCGAATCTTTTGGACTGATATTAGCACCAAG ACGATCAGCCGTGCGTTTATGAACGGCAGTGGTGAAGAGGCAGTGATCGAGTTTGGCCTGGATTATCCTGAGGGAATGGCTGTGGACTGGATGGGCAGGAACATCTACTGGGCCGACACCGGAACCAACCGGATCGAGGTGGCCCGTCTGGACGGTCAGTACCGCCAAGTTCTAGTGTGCAAAGACCTGGACAACCCTCGCTCACTAGCTCTGGATCCGGCTAACGG GTATATGTACTGGACAGAGTGGGGGGGTCGGACCCGCATCGCCAGCGCTCACATGGACGGCACCAACATCATCAGTCTGGTGGATAAAGTGGGTCGAGCCAATGGTCTGACCATCGACTACATGGATCAGAGACTGTACTGGACCGACCTGGACACATGCATGATCGAGTCCACCGACATGCAgg GTCTGCAGCGTGAGATCATAGCTGATGATCTCCCACACCCCTTTGGTCTGACTCAGTACCGAGACTTTATCTACTGGACCGACTGGAACCTGCGCAGTATAGAGCGAGCGGATAAGCGGAGTGGCCAGAACCGCACTGTGGTGCAGGGACAGCTGGAGTACGTCATGGACATCCTGGTGTTTCACTCGTCACGACAGGATGGAGCTAACCTGTGCTCACACAACAACGGGCACTGTGCTCACCTGTGCCTGGCCTCGCCCTCAGGGGCTCAGTGTCGCTGTGcatcacattacacactgcagccCAATGGACACAACTGCAGct CTCCCTCCAGTTTCCTGTTGTTCAGTCAGAAGAGTTCTATCAGTCGGATGGTTTTGGGAGAGCAGAGTCCGGATATGATTTTGCCGATCCACGTGTTGAGGAACCTGCGAGCGATCAGCTTTGACCCACTGAAGCGTTTTATTTACTGGATTGACGGAAAGCAGAGCATCCGCAAGGCCAAAGATGACGGCTCTCAG GCGATGACTGTGGTGTCCCCGAGCCCCGTGCAGCCTCTCAAACAGCCTCATGATCTAAGTGTGGATCCGTTCAGCCGCACGGTGTTCTGGACCTGTGAGAACACCAACACCATCAACGTGCAGCGCTTGGACGGGCAGATCGTCGGGGAAGTGTTGAGAGATGACGTTGACAAACCCAGAGCCATCGTCGTCAACGGAGAAAAagg CTACATGTACTTCACTACGCTGCAGGATCGCTCGGCCAAGATCGAGGGCGCGTCTTTGGACGGGACGGAGCGCGAGTCTCTGTTCACGACCGGTTTGATCCGGCCTGTGGCGCTCGCTCTGGATAACAAACTGGGAAAGCTGTTCTGGGTGGACGCGGATCTGAAGCGCATGGAGAGCAGTGACCTGTCCG GAGCCAATCGGATTGTCCTCCAGGACTCTAACATTCTGCAGCCGGTCGGTTTGACCGTTCTGGGTGATCATCTGTACTGGATCGATAAGCAGCTGCAGATGATTGAGCGTGTGGATAAGCGCACTGGAGACAAGAGGACACGGATTCAGGGACGGATTCAGTCTTTGACCGGAATTCACGCTGTGGAGCTGATGGAGACGGACGAGTTCT CTTCTCATCCTTGTTCCCGTGACAACGGAGGATGCTCACACATCTGCATTGCCAAGGGAGATGGAACTCCACGATGCTCGTGTCCCGTACACCTTGTACTGCTGCAGAACCTGCTCAGCTGTGGAG ACCCGCCCACTTGCTCGGCAGATCATTTCACATGTGCGACGGGCGAGATCGACTGCATCCCGATGACGTGGCGGTGTGACGGCATTGCCGAATGCGCTGACCACAGTGATGAAATGAACTGCCCCGTGTGCTCAGATCAACAGTTTCAGTGTCATGGTGGACAGTGTCTTGATGCAAAGCTGCGCTGCAACGGAGAACAGGACTGTACCGACGGATCTGACGAACTCAACTGCCACA ccATCTGCATGCCAAATCAGTTCcgctgtaaaaataataaatgcatcTCGAAGAAGCAGCAGTGTGACTCGTACCCCGACTGCTCAGATGACTCCGATGAGCTTTTCTGTG ATTTCTCACCACCCAGCGGTGACGAgcaccacaccaacaccatcgGGCCAGTGATCGGAATCATCCTGTCGGTGTTCGTGCTGGGCGGCTTATGCTTTGTGTGTCAGCGTGTGGTGTGTCGCCGCTACAAAGGGCCAAGCGGGGGATTCCCTCATGATTACATCACTGGGACCGCTCATGTCCCACTGAACTTCATCAGCACCAACAACACGCAGCACGCTAActgtacag gtATATCATGTGGGAAATCACTTGTGAGCTCATTCAGTCTTAtgggcagcagcagcagtggagctCCGCTGTACGACAGGAACCATGTGACCGGAGCTTCATCCAGCAGCTCCTCCAGCACCAAAGCTGCCTTTTACCCTCAG attTTGAATCCTCCCCCGTCACCAGCCACAGATCGCTCACTCTACAACAccgaagtgttttattcatccAACAGCCCGTCCACGACGAGGTCttacag GCCCTATGTGGTACGTGGCGGTGCTCCACCCACCACGCCCTGCAGCACAGATGTGTGTGACAGCGACTACACGCCAAGCCGGTGGAAGAGCAATAAGTACTACATGGAGGTGAACTGGGACTCAGAGCCGTGCCCACCTCCACCCACCCCACGCAGCCACTACATGTCTGCCGAGGAAAGCTGTCCTCCGTCACCCTCCACCGAGCGCAGCTACTTTCACCTGTGTCCGCCCCCACCCTCACCCTGCACAGACTCatcctga